The following nucleotide sequence is from Pelodiscus sinensis isolate JC-2024 chromosome 8, ASM4963464v1, whole genome shotgun sequence.
tccagctcttatgtgccctgcatggttttaagcagacaaagatggatgttaaaatggggctttatgtctggctacattccaccccctgatacgacacactacgtcccaggatacaagatggcggtgataccaGCACCTTTTGCCCACCTTGGGGGAATCTAAAAATGCCCGATGGTCTGATTAAGGGGTTCATAATCGAGGAATTGGCTGGGATCTTTTCCAAGTGCTGCATATCGAATGTGCACAGAAGAGATAGCTACATTAACTAGGCATTTCACAATACACAAAGTTATGCAAAAAATGATTATAACAATTACAATAGTTAAAACAGTGATTAAAATGGAATGCAGGAAAGGAGTTAGGGAAAGTCCTAAatgttgggctaaccaatttagccatgagattTCCCCATCTTTAGCTACAGCATGTAGTATTTTAACTGCATCTTTTATAGCAGATACATCTTGTTCAATCTGCCCTGAGTGGTTCACATAGAAACAACAAGACTGATTAATCACAGCACATACTCCTCCTTGTTGGGCTAAAATTGCATCTAAAGCTATTCTATTTTGTAGGGCAAAACGGGCCACTGATTGGATCTGCTCATTGAGTAGGCCCAAAGCATCTGCAGTCTGGTTAAAAGCTATTTCTAGTTGCCCTGACACATTTACTATGGCTTGTTCAAGTTCAGCTACTCCAAGCCAGGGCAAGAATGCACGGGTAAATCGATGGAAACCTGTGGGACGTCTCACAAGAGGGTTAATAGTAAATTTCCTCTTGTATCGGTGCAAGAAGCTTCCAAGGTTTGTGATACCTGGAGCTGTAATGTGTGGGTGTACCGTTCTAGGCGGAGCACTAGAAATTACATCCTCCTTCTCTTTGTTAGCTTTCCTAAAGGTAGCTAGGAGCTTTAATCTTTCAGTTGGCAATCCGTGAATTATATCTCTGGGGTAGCCTAAAGCCAAACACTGCTTCCAGAGTTTATTCCGGAGCTCCTTCTCTTCCGGGGTTATTTCACGCTTGGGCTTAGAGCCCTCTGATTTACCTTGGGGATTTCTTCTCAGGTTTCGCACCTTGGCTTTAGCCGGCGGTGATTCATTTCCCCCAAACTCCCGGAAATACCGCACCATGGCTGTTAATAGGCTCTCATAATTATCCTCAGGATGATTCTGAGCAATGTCCCGAAGTTTCAGGGAGATAGCCTTATGGGCACCGGGTGCTCCCTTCATAAGTGGCCTGAGCTCATCTAGTTGAATTGCTTGTTCCCAtgggcttccttcctccccttctaaACGGGGGTTAACCTGGTTTAACAGGGTGATGGTAGCTGCTATTTGCAGGGCTCGTTTAACTTCATCTATGTTTGTCCATGGGCTAATAGTAGGTTCACCTCGGTCTGCCCGATGGATCCTTGCAGCCCACCTACAGGCTAGGGTCCAAAGGGTCTTTGGGCTCTCATCCTCTGGGAGGCTAAGAAATACTCCAGCACCCAGGTTAAGCCTACTACACTCCAGGGCGGATAAAGGTGTAAGACCAGCTCCAGTATCCCATATGCGAATTAACCAATCTATTATTCCTTCCTGGGGCTTTTTGGCAAAGTCTTCCTGTATTTCCCGTAATTCTGTGGGCCTATAGGACCGTGTAGTAACTTGGGTTGAggatttctttctctcttctgtcCTTCTAGTAGCTCTGCCTCTAGTTCTCCTGCCTCTCTGTGAGGGGCCATCCTCATCACTATCTGATTTCTCATTGCCTGATATTCGGTAAGTGATAACTGGTCTCATCTGGGCTGGGGGTACCTCCACCCGTTTGTCAGGTGAGTGGGAAGCTAAATCATCATTGTCAGAATTCCAAATGTCCCCATCCCAATCATCTGGGTCCAACCACAGAGCAGTTTCCACTTTGGCTCTATTAATGCTCCGTGGTTTAGTTTCTAATTTCTCTCTGCGTTCAATTCCTTCCTTTTCTAACATTGGGAGAAGTCGCCCCTGTAAGTGCTCATTATCTTTAGTTAATGTTCGCACCCGAGTATCTAAGTTCTGGCATTGCTTTTGAAGTTCGTCCTTCTCTTTCTGTACTCTGATAAGCTCTGTTTCTAAATTCCAGTAGCCTGTGCAAGCTGCTTGTAAGGCACCCTTTAATAGCCAGATGCAAGcgcttttcccttttcccttcctcATTTTGCAGGCGGTTCGCCAGTTACAGAACTCCTGCCAAATTTCCTTTGACTGTCCCCAATCTTTCtctaacatctctttatcccacttagggttgccccatccctctcgggCAAACTCTTTCTCTATACaactaaaatccatgtcaatcgtgactggcttcatgctgctgtatttgaaccaatagcacaatcctgccgactacgccaattctgtcagccgacggtcagggcagtgtgtgtgggtatgtctcctaagtctttaactgctaagacacgaagtctcgtcgcagcgggcagcccagaaggctgaaaggagccccgagtgtttaacgtccgtgactttactgctaggaccaaggtcccgtcgcagagggtagccaaacaggctaacagacgccccagtgtgtaggaagagcttattacaccttagattttaactgctagaacacaaaagttccttcgcagcgggcagcctgggaaaggctggaaaggtgccccaacggatcttgtcacctgggagtgacacagatccaaacgcccaagctctccctatgtctgtccctttatgaccggctgaagttcttttaaattgtgcttggttctatcacagcaactgaaggagtcaggttaaaaacttaaacagttacaggtttattaaaggaacttataaatcatatggttacaatggctattgctctatttcttaattattagcaaaatatagatcttaaaatggttacaggaaaaaggtaaagatagaaaatagaaaaataatggtaccaagtgacagcttaatctttaaagagctctaacattatgtatatatacttaaacaaaggaccacatccaggtacaatttttacccccttctgtgcctctcgactccagcgtgtcaggccagggccggtctctcaattcctcggaaagacgaatacgaggtgggcgtcccctctggaacctcgggaggtcaaacaccaaacccgaccagcagatagatggtagattgacacacaaagcaaatgtgctgctgggctcatctttatacccctgggggcccgtattctctttcttatcttcagaggccaaattttactggtccattttgtggtgccagttcttacaagcaggttacaagttaatttacacttgtaagagaggaagataactaaattaggactgccggatgttctgttgggcgggagattccttcccccgtggacgggtatgtgttcgtatcaatatgggtttcagtcaagggcacaatgtacagcctcttggtcaacaattagttcgaccaccctcctatctctgcttacagttggtcacggtcactgagccagcatatctaaacctcctgctccaaggttttcaaagaatatgctgttttccagctcttatgtgccctgcatggttttaagcagacaaagatggatgttaaa
It contains:
- the LOC142830467 gene encoding uncharacterized protein LOC142830467, whose amino-acid sequence is MKPVTIDMDFSCIEKEFAREGWGNPKWDKEMLEKDWGQSKEIWQEFCNWRTACKMRKGKGKSACIWLLKGALQAACTGYWNLETELIRVQKEKDELQKQCQNLDTRVRTLTKDNEHLQGRLLPMLEKEGIERREKLETKPRSINRAKVETALWLDPDDWDGDIWNSDNDDLASHSPDKRVEVPPAQMRPVITYRISGNEKSDSDEDGPSQRGRRTRGRATRRTEERKKSSTQVTTRSYRPTELREIQEDFAKKPQEGIIDWLIRIWDTGAGLTPLSALECSRLNLGAGVFLSLPEDESPKTLWTLACRWAARIHRADRGEPTISPWTNIDEVKRALQIAATITLLNQVNPRLEGEEGSPWEQAIQLDELRPLMKGAPGAHKAISLKLRDIAQNHPEDNYESLLTAMVRYFREFGGNESPPAKAKVRNLRRNPQGKSEGSKPKREITPEEKELRNKLWKQCLALGYPRDIIHGLPTERLKLLATFRKANKEKEDVISSAPPRTVHPHITAPGITNLGSFLHRYKRKFTINPLVRRPTGFHRFTRAFLPWLGVAELEQAIVNVSGQLEIAFNQTADALGLLNEQIQSVARFALQNRIALDAILAQQGGVCAVINQSCCFYVNHSGQIEQDVSAIKDAVKILHAVAKDGEISWLNWLAQHLGLSLTPFLHSILITVLTIVIVIIIFCITLCIVKCLVNVAISSVHIRYAALGKDPSQFLDYEPLNQTIGHF